One window from the genome of Myxococcus virescens encodes:
- a CDS encoding GNAT family N-acetyltransferase: MNLVPFANEHLEAAASLLALRHRAHRAALPLLPGEPESATEARRILEALRQRPRTSGFAALQNGQLIGFALGTLRIDTTWGRSAWLFAPGHALAPGTSPEVYRDLYAALAAQWVQEGCFVHAALVPAHDRPALEPWYGAGFGHEQVHALRALDPVDLRPGVLDSPLRIRRAGMDDLDRLLEMAGHIFEHQRASPVFAPYLPEFSEDWPQDYTELIEGEADRIWLAEQDGRLLGFAIFSPAEQTPDDLLTPPKSVTFTVGVTREDVRCRGVGRALFARGVEEARRMGFRACVTDWRATNLAASRAWPRMGFSPALYRLSRRIDERVAWARGARFTHT, encoded by the coding sequence ATGAACCTGGTCCCCTTCGCGAACGAGCACCTGGAAGCGGCCGCCTCGCTGCTCGCCCTGCGGCACCGTGCCCATCGGGCCGCGCTCCCGCTGTTGCCGGGTGAGCCCGAGTCAGCCACCGAAGCGCGGCGAATCCTGGAAGCGCTCCGGCAGCGGCCTCGCACGAGCGGCTTCGCCGCGCTCCAGAATGGGCAGCTCATCGGCTTCGCCCTCGGGACACTGCGGATCGACACCACGTGGGGGCGCTCGGCCTGGCTGTTCGCGCCCGGCCACGCCCTCGCCCCGGGAACGAGCCCCGAGGTGTACCGCGACCTGTATGCGGCCCTGGCCGCGCAGTGGGTCCAGGAAGGCTGCTTCGTTCACGCCGCGCTCGTCCCAGCCCATGATCGTCCCGCGCTCGAGCCCTGGTACGGCGCCGGCTTCGGGCATGAGCAAGTCCACGCGCTCCGTGCCCTGGACCCGGTGGACCTTCGGCCCGGCGTCCTGGACAGCCCCCTCCGGATCCGCCGCGCGGGCATGGACGATTTGGATCGGCTCCTGGAAATGGCGGGGCACATCTTCGAGCACCAGCGCGCGTCACCCGTGTTCGCGCCGTACCTGCCCGAGTTCTCCGAAGACTGGCCGCAGGACTACACGGAGCTGATTGAGGGCGAAGCCGATCGCATCTGGCTCGCCGAGCAGGATGGACGGCTGCTCGGGTTCGCCATCTTCAGCCCTGCCGAACAGACACCCGACGACCTGCTGACGCCTCCGAAGAGCGTCACCTTCACGGTAGGAGTCACACGGGAGGACGTTCGCTGCCGCGGCGTTGGCCGTGCGCTGTTCGCGCGCGGCGTGGAGGAGGCCAGGCGAATGGGATTCCGCGCCTGTGTCACCGATTGGCGCGCAACCAATCTGGCCGCCTCCCGCGCCTGGCCCCGAATGGGCTTCAGTCCGGCGCTCTACCGGTTGAGCCGCCGCATCGACGAACGCGTGGCGTGGGCGCGCGGCGCACGCTTCACCCATACATAG
- a CDS encoding non-ribosomal peptide synthetase, whose product MSHHAIEDIYPLSPLQQGMLFHTLYAPEAGQYFLQITCTLEGQVEPAHFEAAWQHVLDQHPALRTSFTWEELEEPLQVVHRAVSVQLTRQDWSHLAPEAQRRELAALLDADRQRGFALDQAPLMRLLLIRTGPRTHTFVWSCHHLLLDGWSLGLLLEECLDAYHALVRGERPARGVTRPYRDYIAWLQQQSSGQAEHFWRERLAGFASPTPLPVARATKAEGSWHGRASFNLSGETSEQLRALARTHALTPNTLFQGIWALLLSRYSGQSDVVFGTTVSGRPASLPGAQSMVGMFINTQPVRTRVDPDGLVLPYLQQLQREQAEARQYEYSSLVQIHGWSEVPRGQNLFETLLVFESFPFSHAETSPGHGVTVTDIETYDFTSYILHIDVVPGPAFTLLASYDRRQLDDATLARLLTHYARLLEELAHHPGRRLDELSMLPDAERRQVLLDWNQQRADYPFNSAIPQLIQEQVARTPDAIAVAHRDDQLTYRELNARSNRLAHPLITEGVGPDVVVALLGDRGVDFLAAIVGILKAGGAYLPLDPEHPAERLAQILGQSQTPIVVVSRERRALLDAALALLPAGARPRALEIPELLERQAPADDPPCRSHGRNLAYVIYTSGSTGAPKGAMLEHAGKINHIRGMIDFLRLGPADVMAQTASQCFDISVWQFLAPLMLGARVQILDTELTRDPARFLAELDRTGITLLEVVPSLMTAMIEQLERMDPARLPMQALHWLIPTGEVLPPALCRRWLKLYPRVPLLNAYGPTETSDDTNLYTVSQPPPDDEERVPVGYALPNLTMYILDSRLRPVPVGLAGELYIGGIGVGRGYLNNPARTAASFLPDPFSALSGARFYKTGDICRYRPDGSIEFLDRADFQVKIRGFRVEPGEVESVLARHPTVRQAVVVARELPTRGKQLVAYVVPREGAWPGAAEGSARDGHEGITLLREFLQGHLPHYMMPSVFVVLPALPLNANGKVDRKALPIPDAAAAQEARPPAPPRSDVEERLVALWQEVLSRQSIGVEDDFFELGGHSLLAVRAHSRLRELFGVDLPLRTLFELTTVARLAEKIEALRWATSGPPKDEPEDAEREEVEL is encoded by the coding sequence ATGTCACACCACGCCATCGAAGACATCTACCCGCTCTCGCCCCTGCAGCAGGGGATGCTCTTCCACACCCTGTACGCGCCCGAGGCAGGACAGTATTTCCTCCAGATTACGTGCACACTGGAGGGGCAGGTGGAGCCGGCGCACTTCGAGGCAGCGTGGCAGCACGTCCTCGATCAGCACCCAGCGCTGCGCACCTCGTTCACCTGGGAGGAGCTGGAGGAGCCCCTCCAGGTCGTCCACCGCGCCGTCTCCGTGCAGCTCACCCGGCAGGATTGGAGCCACCTCGCACCGGAGGCACAGCGCCGTGAGCTGGCGGCCCTCCTCGATGCGGATCGCCAGCGCGGGTTCGCGCTCGACCAGGCGCCGCTCATGCGGCTGCTCCTCATACGCACCGGCCCTCGGACCCACACGTTCGTCTGGAGCTGTCATCACCTGCTGCTGGACGGCTGGTCACTCGGGCTGCTCCTCGAGGAGTGCCTCGACGCGTATCACGCGCTCGTCCGAGGTGAACGCCCTGCGCGCGGCGTCACGCGCCCCTACCGCGACTACATTGCCTGGCTCCAACAGCAATCATCCGGGCAGGCAGAGCATTTCTGGCGCGAGCGACTGGCAGGCTTCGCCTCGCCCACGCCCCTGCCGGTGGCGCGGGCCACGAAGGCCGAGGGTTCCTGGCATGGGCGCGCCTCGTTCAATCTTTCCGGAGAGACCTCGGAGCAGCTCCGCGCCCTGGCCCGGACGCACGCGCTGACGCCGAACACCCTCTTCCAAGGCATCTGGGCGCTCCTGCTCAGCCGCTATAGCGGTCAGTCCGACGTCGTTTTTGGCACCACGGTATCCGGACGGCCCGCCAGCCTGCCGGGGGCGCAATCCATGGTGGGCATGTTCATCAACACCCAGCCGGTGCGGACGCGGGTCGATCCGGACGGCCTCGTCCTGCCATACCTCCAACAGCTCCAGCGCGAGCAGGCCGAGGCGCGCCAGTACGAGTACAGCTCGCTCGTGCAGATTCACGGCTGGAGCGAGGTGCCGCGCGGCCAGAACCTCTTCGAGACGCTGCTCGTCTTCGAGAGCTTCCCCTTCTCCCACGCAGAGACCTCGCCGGGCCATGGCGTGACCGTCACGGACATCGAGACCTACGACTTCACCAGCTACATCCTTCACATCGACGTCGTCCCCGGTCCCGCCTTCACCCTCCTGGCGAGCTACGATCGCCGGCAGCTCGACGACGCGACGCTCGCGCGGCTGCTGACGCACTACGCGCGGCTGCTCGAGGAGCTGGCCCATCACCCCGGGCGGCGCCTGGACGAACTCTCGATGCTGCCGGACGCCGAGCGCCGACAAGTCCTGCTCGACTGGAACCAGCAGCGAGCGGACTACCCGTTCAACAGCGCCATCCCGCAGCTCATCCAGGAGCAGGTCGCACGGACCCCGGACGCAATCGCCGTGGCCCACCGCGACGACCAGCTCACCTACCGTGAGCTCAACGCCCGGTCCAACCGGCTGGCGCATCCGCTCATCACGGAAGGCGTGGGGCCCGACGTCGTCGTCGCGCTGCTCGGCGATCGCGGGGTGGACTTCCTCGCCGCCATCGTCGGGATTCTCAAGGCGGGAGGCGCCTACCTCCCGCTGGATCCAGAGCACCCCGCCGAGCGGCTGGCGCAGATCCTCGGACAGAGCCAGACCCCCATCGTGGTGGTGTCCCGTGAGCGCCGCGCGCTGCTCGACGCGGCGCTGGCGCTCCTGCCCGCCGGTGCCCGGCCACGCGCATTGGAGATCCCGGAGTTGCTGGAGCGCCAGGCCCCGGCGGACGATCCGCCTTGCCGCAGCCACGGGCGGAACCTGGCGTATGTCATCTACACGTCCGGCTCCACGGGCGCCCCCAAGGGCGCCATGCTGGAGCACGCAGGGAAGATCAACCACATCCGCGGCATGATTGATTTCCTGCGGCTGGGGCCGGCGGACGTGATGGCTCAAACGGCCTCACAGTGCTTTGACATCTCGGTCTGGCAGTTCCTCGCCCCGCTGATGCTGGGAGCACGCGTCCAGATCCTCGACACCGAGCTGACGCGGGATCCCGCCCGCTTCCTGGCGGAGTTGGACCGGACAGGCATCACCCTCCTCGAGGTGGTTCCCTCGTTGATGACGGCGATGATTGAGCAGCTCGAGCGGATGGACCCCGCGCGGTTGCCGATGCAGGCGCTCCACTGGCTCATTCCCACCGGCGAGGTGCTCCCGCCCGCGCTTTGCAGACGGTGGCTGAAACTGTACCCGCGCGTGCCGCTGCTCAATGCCTACGGCCCGACGGAGACCTCGGACGACACGAACCTCTACACGGTGTCCCAGCCACCACCGGACGACGAGGAGCGCGTGCCGGTGGGCTACGCGCTGCCGAACCTGACGATGTACATCCTGGATTCGCGGCTGCGTCCGGTGCCTGTCGGACTCGCTGGGGAGCTGTACATTGGCGGCATCGGGGTGGGCCGCGGCTACCTGAACAACCCCGCGCGCACGGCCGCATCGTTCCTGCCAGATCCGTTCTCCGCCCTCAGCGGGGCGCGCTTCTACAAGACGGGCGACATCTGCCGCTATCGCCCCGACGGAAGCATCGAGTTCCTCGACCGGGCGGACTTCCAGGTGAAGATCCGCGGCTTCCGGGTGGAGCCAGGTGAGGTGGAGTCGGTGCTCGCCCGGCACCCAACGGTCAGGCAAGCCGTGGTGGTGGCGCGCGAGTTGCCAACCCGCGGCAAGCAGCTGGTCGCCTATGTGGTGCCGCGCGAGGGGGCCTGGCCCGGAGCTGCCGAGGGCAGCGCCCGCGACGGCCACGAGGGCATCACCCTCCTCCGTGAGTTCCTCCAGGGACATCTGCCGCACTACATGATGCCCTCTGTCTTCGTCGTGTTGCCCGCGTTGCCGCTGAACGCCAACGGGAAGGTGGACCGCAAGGCCTTGCCCATACCGGACGCCGCCGCTGCCCAGGAAGCGCGTCCGCCCGCGCCCCCCCGCTCCGATGTGGAGGAGCGGCTCGTGGCGCTCTGGCAAGAGGTGCTGTCGCGCCAGTCGATCGGCGTCGAGGATGACTTCTTCGAGCTCGGCGGTCACTCGCTGCTCGCCGTCCGCGCGCACTCCCGGCTGCGCGAACTCTTCGGAGTCGACCTGCCGCTGCGGACCCTGTTCGAGCTGACCACCGTGGCCCGGCTGGCAGAGAAGATCGAAGCCCTCCGCTGGGCGACCTCGGGCCCTCCCAAGGACGAGCCGGAGGACGCCGAGCGCGAAGAGGTGGAGTTGTGA
- a CDS encoding non-ribosomal peptide synthetase translates to MTVLELVTGLRQRGVRLWLEQEQLRCSAPKGVLTEELRASLRAHKSELIDFLREAHAATPTHAIIPSAPRPPRIPLSFAQQRLWFLDRLEPDSPLYNMAVPLRLRGPLDVEAFQRACSEVVRRHESLRTTFQMAEDQPVQIIAPPAPHPVPVVSLEAHPPDGREAIASRMVQEESSRPFDLTRGPLVRTTLLRLAPDDHVLLLTLHHIVSDGWSETVLVREVAALYTAAPGTGFALPELPIQYADFALWQRNWLQGEVLERQLSYWRRQLAGAPQVLALPSDRPRPAAWSGAGASLGSLIPTELAEALRASARREGATLFMMLMAAFQALLHRYSGQDDIVVGTDVANRSRAETQGLIGFFVNQLALRTRFEGDPPFRELLGQVRATALDAYAHQDLPFEELVKVLNPERSRGHASIFQVKLLLQDVALSELSLPGLTIQPVEVEQSSAKLDLTVFVAETPRGLECKWEYSTELFDEGTIRRMVAHYQRLLEGAVAAPGCRISALPLLSADEEQQLLAVWNDTRTEYPHAACVHALFEEQARRTPESLAVLHEGFALRYRELNERANQLARRLQAMGVGPETVVGLCLDRGPELVVGLFGILKAGGAYLPLDPTYPAERLAFMLRDARVPVLVTLERIADRLPSQGEQLLCLDADQEPLAREATSNLDVSVTARNLAYVLYTSGSTGTPKGAMIEHRGVVNYLSWCTGAYHVAEGSGAPVHSSISFDLTVTSLLAPLVAGRTVTLVPEDDRLEGLAKALRSKPDFSLVKLTPTHLRLLARQLDAAALAGQARALVIGGEALTAEALEPWRSHAPGTRLINEYGPTETVVGCCVHEATPDDARTGTVAIGRPIANTRLYVLDEHLRLVPVGVPGELYIGGDGVARGYLDRPALTAERFVPDPFGGIPGARLYRTGDRVRRFPDGVLDFLGRGDEQVKVRGYRIELGEIEGVLGQAPGVRDVVVVAREDIEGSKRLVAYVVPGEGADVEPEVLRQLARAKLPEHMVPSVVVPLDALPLSPNGKVDRRALPAPEALAREPHHAYVAPQTRAQALLCSLGAELLRLDRVGIRDNFFDLGGDSILGVQLIGRANRAGLHLTPKQLFDHQTFEELAAAAGTGGAIIAEQGLVKGDVPLTPIQCWFFRQPQPAPHHFNQAVLLETHASFRPDLLEPALQALLVHHDALRLRFEEAGHGWTQHCVELERAPAVSTFNLSGLPPEHQRRELEATAASLQESLDLQQGPLLRAAWFDLGHGKPGRLLLLAHHLAVDGFSWRVLLEDLQAAHQSLLQGREIQLPAKTTSYQHWSRRLREYAASAAPAFDYWRRMERSNVARLPEDLPGATAASDTAANARTYAVELGAEETSALLREVPEAFRCGMNEVLLTALTSVLANWAGGRRWLVDLEGHGREPLFDDVDLSRTVGWFTSIFPVVLEAPTGDGLVELLESVKAQLQRIPNQGIDFGVLRYLRQDDTSGPPGDEAQVLFNYLGQFDQVFAGDGLFQPAEESPGPTVSPLAPRTHALEVNGLIHAGRLRIGWAYSGARHHASTIARLAERFLQVLRELVALARVGGHRERVARFPLARLAPVSLERLLAEAPGTEDVYPLVLGQREMFEHTRAHPGAWAYFTQLSCRVVGTFSPEAFVAACQRVMERHPALRGAVALEPMAEPHQLVHRAPSLPVERLDWTERTDSEARALLEQFLEADRETGFSPDRPPLLRLTFIQLAPQACHLVWSSHHGMLDGWSMSLLLEEVFTVYGSLSRGVPVELPPRPPFRELVAWLQRQQPWRAEEYWRRELAGLTGPPAAAHAPAGGQRPLEHARYAERTLEMAPATTKALQELARTHRLTLNTLVQGAWALVLANGPRAEEVVFGVTAAVRPVDLPGVEDMVGHLINTLPTRVRLVPDAPVIEWLAQLQAQQAEQRQFGHVPLATLRRWSGLPDDSPLFDSVLRFENYPIRFVLERAAPGFTVEAMRIIDRWPYPLSLVAVPGPPLRLELGWQRDRIDEDTATRALAQMQYVLERLLGNPGQRLCALMEGLQEWVLPARVESGSGV, encoded by the coding sequence GTGACGGTCCTCGAGCTGGTCACGGGGCTGCGCCAGCGCGGCGTGAGGCTGTGGCTGGAGCAGGAGCAGCTCCGTTGCAGCGCGCCCAAGGGCGTGCTCACCGAGGAGCTGCGCGCTTCCTTGCGCGCCCACAAATCGGAGCTGATCGATTTCCTTCGAGAAGCCCACGCGGCCACCCCCACCCACGCCATCATCCCGAGCGCGCCGCGCCCCCCGCGGATTCCGCTGTCGTTCGCGCAGCAGCGGCTGTGGTTCCTCGACCGGCTCGAGCCGGACAGTCCCCTGTACAATATGGCGGTGCCGCTCAGACTGCGCGGTCCGCTCGACGTGGAGGCATTCCAGCGCGCCTGCTCCGAGGTCGTGCGGCGTCACGAGTCGCTGCGCACCACCTTCCAGATGGCCGAGGACCAGCCAGTTCAGATCATCGCCCCGCCAGCCCCCCATCCTGTCCCGGTGGTGTCGCTGGAGGCACATCCGCCCGACGGCCGAGAGGCGATTGCCTCGAGGATGGTTCAGGAAGAGTCCTCGCGGCCATTCGATCTGACCCGGGGACCGCTCGTGCGGACCACCCTGCTGCGGCTCGCTCCGGACGATCACGTGCTGCTGCTCACGCTCCATCACATTGTCTCCGACGGTTGGTCCGAGACCGTGCTCGTGCGGGAGGTGGCCGCGCTCTACACCGCGGCTCCCGGCACCGGGTTCGCGCTACCGGAGTTGCCCATCCAGTACGCGGACTTCGCGCTCTGGCAACGCAACTGGCTCCAGGGGGAGGTGCTCGAACGCCAGCTCTCGTACTGGCGGCGGCAGCTCGCGGGCGCGCCGCAGGTGCTGGCGTTGCCATCAGACCGGCCGCGTCCGGCGGCGTGGAGTGGCGCGGGCGCCAGCCTGGGGTCCCTCATCCCCACGGAGCTGGCGGAGGCACTCCGGGCATCGGCCCGGCGCGAAGGCGCGACCCTGTTCATGATGCTGATGGCGGCGTTCCAAGCGCTCCTTCATCGCTATTCCGGACAGGATGACATCGTCGTGGGCACGGACGTGGCCAATCGCAGCCGCGCCGAGACCCAGGGGCTCATCGGCTTCTTCGTCAACCAGCTCGCGCTGCGCACCCGCTTCGAAGGAGATCCTCCATTCCGGGAGCTGCTCGGACAGGTTCGCGCCACGGCGCTGGACGCGTACGCGCATCAGGACCTGCCGTTCGAGGAGCTGGTCAAGGTGCTCAATCCCGAGCGGAGCCGGGGCCATGCGTCCATCTTTCAAGTCAAGCTCCTGCTCCAGGACGTGGCGCTCTCGGAGCTGTCGCTGCCCGGCCTCACGATTCAGCCGGTGGAGGTGGAGCAGTCCTCCGCGAAACTGGACCTCACCGTCTTCGTGGCGGAGACGCCGCGGGGACTGGAGTGCAAGTGGGAGTACAGCACGGAGCTGTTCGATGAAGGCACCATTCGCCGGATGGTGGCGCACTACCAGCGGCTCCTGGAGGGCGCGGTGGCGGCCCCTGGCTGCCGCATCTCCGCGCTCCCGCTCCTGTCCGCGGACGAGGAGCAGCAACTGCTCGCCGTCTGGAACGACACCCGGACGGAGTACCCCCACGCAGCCTGCGTTCATGCGCTCTTCGAGGAGCAGGCCCGCCGAACGCCCGAGTCCCTCGCGGTCCTCCACGAAGGCTTCGCGCTCCGCTACCGCGAGCTGAACGAGCGGGCGAATCAGCTCGCCAGGCGCTTGCAGGCGATGGGCGTTGGCCCCGAGACGGTGGTCGGCCTGTGCCTCGATCGCGGTCCGGAGCTGGTGGTGGGCCTGTTCGGCATCCTCAAGGCGGGCGGTGCGTACCTCCCGCTCGACCCCACCTACCCCGCCGAGCGGCTCGCTTTCATGCTCCGGGATGCCCGCGTTCCGGTGCTGGTCACCCTCGAACGAATCGCCGATAGGCTCCCCTCGCAGGGAGAGCAGCTGCTGTGCCTGGACGCGGACCAGGAGCCACTGGCGCGCGAGGCGACGTCGAATCTGGACGTCTCCGTCACCGCCCGGAACCTGGCGTATGTCCTCTACACCTCCGGCTCCACCGGCACGCCGAAGGGGGCGATGATCGAACACCGGGGGGTGGTGAACTACCTGAGCTGGTGCACCGGCGCGTACCACGTGGCGGAGGGCTCGGGGGCTCCGGTGCATTCCTCCATCTCCTTCGACCTGACGGTGACGAGCCTTCTCGCGCCGCTGGTGGCAGGAAGGACGGTGACGCTGGTCCCAGAGGACGACCGGCTGGAGGGACTGGCCAAGGCACTCCGCTCGAAGCCGGATTTCAGCCTCGTCAAGCTGACGCCGACACACCTGAGGCTGCTCGCGCGGCAGCTCGACGCAGCGGCGCTGGCCGGACAGGCGCGAGCGCTCGTCATTGGCGGGGAGGCCTTGACCGCCGAAGCGCTGGAGCCATGGAGGAGCCACGCACCAGGGACGCGGCTCATCAATGAGTACGGGCCGACCGAGACGGTGGTGGGCTGCTGCGTCCACGAGGCAACCCCAGATGACGCCCGCACGGGGACAGTCGCGATTGGCCGGCCGATCGCGAACACGCGGCTCTACGTGCTCGACGAGCACCTGCGTCTCGTACCGGTGGGAGTGCCCGGGGAGCTCTATATCGGCGGGGACGGCGTGGCCCGCGGCTACCTCGACCGGCCGGCGCTGACCGCGGAGCGCTTCGTGCCGGATCCGTTCGGCGGCATCCCTGGCGCCAGACTGTACCGGACTGGGGATCGGGTGCGCCGCTTCCCGGATGGAGTGCTGGACTTCCTCGGCCGTGGGGACGAGCAGGTCAAGGTGCGGGGATATCGCATCGAGCTGGGCGAGATTGAGGGGGTGCTCGGCCAGGCCCCCGGCGTGCGCGACGTGGTGGTGGTCGCGCGCGAGGACATCGAGGGCAGCAAGCGGCTGGTGGCCTACGTGGTACCGGGCGAAGGCGCGGACGTGGAGCCCGAGGTGCTGCGCCAGCTCGCTCGCGCGAAGCTCCCGGAGCACATGGTCCCCTCGGTGGTGGTGCCACTGGACGCACTGCCCCTGTCACCGAACGGCAAGGTGGACCGCAGGGCGCTCCCCGCGCCAGAGGCGCTCGCACGCGAGCCCCACCACGCGTACGTCGCGCCGCAGACCCGCGCGCAAGCCCTGCTGTGCTCCCTCGGTGCCGAACTCCTGCGCCTGGACCGGGTCGGCATCCGCGACAACTTCTTCGACCTCGGCGGCGACTCCATCCTGGGCGTGCAGTTGATCGGCCGGGCGAACCGGGCCGGCCTGCACCTGACCCCGAAGCAACTCTTCGATCACCAGACGTTCGAGGAACTCGCTGCTGCGGCGGGTACCGGTGGGGCCATCATCGCGGAGCAGGGACTGGTCAAGGGCGACGTCCCACTCACGCCAATCCAGTGCTGGTTCTTCCGGCAGCCCCAACCTGCCCCTCATCACTTCAACCAGGCCGTGCTGCTGGAAACCCACGCGTCCTTCCGCCCGGACCTCCTCGAGCCAGCGCTCCAGGCGCTCCTGGTCCATCACGACGCGCTCCGGCTGCGCTTTGAAGAAGCCGGGCATGGCTGGACCCAGCACTGCGTCGAGTTGGAGCGCGCGCCAGCCGTGAGCACTTTCAATCTCTCCGGCTTGCCCCCGGAACATCAGCGCCGCGAGCTGGAGGCCACCGCGGCCAGCCTGCAAGAGAGCCTGGATCTCCAACAGGGGCCGTTGCTGCGGGCCGCGTGGTTCGACCTCGGCCACGGGAAGCCGGGGCGCCTGCTGCTCCTCGCCCACCATCTGGCCGTGGACGGCTTCTCCTGGCGCGTCTTGCTGGAGGATCTCCAGGCGGCGCACCAGTCCCTCCTCCAGGGACGCGAAATCCAACTGCCCGCGAAGACCACCTCGTACCAGCACTGGTCCAGACGGCTGCGCGAGTACGCGGCCTCCGCCGCCCCTGCCTTCGACTACTGGCGGCGGATGGAGCGCTCCAACGTGGCAAGGCTCCCGGAGGACCTGCCCGGAGCAACGGCCGCCAGCGACACCGCCGCGAACGCCCGGACCTACGCGGTGGAACTCGGCGCGGAGGAGACGTCCGCGCTCCTCCGCGAGGTGCCTGAGGCGTTCCGCTGCGGGATGAACGAGGTCCTGCTCACCGCGCTCACCTCCGTGCTGGCGAACTGGGCGGGGGGCCGAAGGTGGCTCGTGGACCTGGAGGGCCACGGTCGGGAGCCGCTGTTCGATGACGTTGATCTCTCACGCACGGTGGGGTGGTTCACCTCCATCTTCCCTGTCGTGCTCGAAGCCCCCACGGGTGACGGCCTCGTGGAGCTGCTGGAGTCCGTGAAGGCCCAGCTCCAGCGCATCCCGAACCAGGGCATCGACTTCGGCGTCCTGCGCTACCTGCGCCAGGATGACACCAGTGGTCCCCCCGGGGACGAAGCGCAGGTGCTGTTCAACTACCTGGGGCAATTCGATCAGGTGTTCGCGGGCGACGGCCTCTTTCAACCCGCGGAAGAGTCCCCCGGCCCGACCGTCAGCCCCCTGGCGCCGCGCACCCACGCGCTCGAGGTCAACGGACTCATCCACGCCGGTCGGCTGAGGATCGGCTGGGCCTACAGCGGGGCCCGTCACCATGCCTCGACGATCGCCCGACTCGCGGAGCGCTTCCTCCAGGTCCTGCGGGAGCTCGTCGCACTCGCGCGCGTGGGCGGGCACCGGGAGCGCGTGGCCCGTTTCCCGCTGGCACGGCTGGCACCCGTGTCTCTTGAGCGCCTGCTGGCGGAGGCGCCCGGCACGGAAGACGTGTATCCACTCGTGCTTGGCCAGCGCGAGATGTTCGAGCACACGCGAGCCCACCCCGGAGCGTGGGCCTACTTCACCCAGCTCTCGTGCCGGGTGGTGGGCACCTTCTCGCCGGAAGCCTTCGTCGCGGCCTGCCAGCGAGTGATGGAGCGGCACCCGGCGCTCCGTGGCGCGGTGGCCCTGGAGCCGATGGCGGAGCCCCACCAGCTCGTCCACCGCGCCCCCTCGCTCCCCGTCGAACGGCTCGACTGGACGGAGCGAACGGACAGTGAGGCGCGCGCCCTGCTGGAGCAATTCCTCGAGGCGGACCGCGAGACCGGCTTCAGCCCAGACCGGCCGCCGCTGCTACGACTCACGTTCATCCAGCTCGCGCCACAGGCGTGCCACCTCGTGTGGAGCAGCCACCACGGCATGCTCGACGGTTGGAGCATGTCCCTGCTGCTGGAAGAGGTGTTCACGGTCTACGGGAGCCTCTCGCGCGGTGTCCCCGTGGAGCTGCCGCCGCGGCCCCCCTTCCGGGAGCTCGTCGCCTGGTTGCAGCGCCAGCAGCCCTGGCGCGCGGAGGAATACTGGCGACGCGAGTTGGCGGGTTTGACCGGACCACCGGCGGCCGCTCACGCCCCAGCCGGCGGACAGCGCCCGCTGGAGCATGCGCGGTATGCGGAACGAACGCTCGAGATGGCGCCGGCCACCACGAAGGCGCTCCAGGAACTGGCGAGGACCCACCGGCTCACGCTGAACACCCTGGTCCAAGGCGCGTGGGCACTGGTCCTGGCCAATGGTCCCCGCGCCGAGGAGGTCGTCTTCGGGGTGACCGCGGCCGTGCGCCCCGTGGACCTCCCGGGTGTGGAGGACATGGTCGGCCACTTGATCAACACGCTTCCCACGCGGGTCCGGCTGGTACCGGACGCCCCCGTCATCGAGTGGCTGGCCCAGCTGCAAGCCCAACAGGCCGAGCAACGCCAGTTCGGCCACGTTCCACTTGCGACGCTGAGGCGTTGGAGCGGACTGCCAGACGACAGCCCCTTGTTCGACAGCGTCCTCCGCTTCGAGAACTACCCCATCCGCTTCGTCCTCGAGCGCGCTGCGCCGGGGTTCACGGTGGAGGCCATGCGGATCATCGATCGCTGGCCCTACCCGCTGTCACTGGTGGCAGTCCCGGGCCCTCCGCTGAGGCTCGAGCTCGGCTGGCAGCGCGATCGGATTGACGAGGACACAGCCACCCGTGCGCTGGCGCAGATGCAGTACGTGCTCGAGCGTCTCCTCGGGAACCCCGGACAGAGACTGTGTGCGCTGATGGAGGGACTCCAGGAGTGGGTGCTCCCAGCGCGGGTTGAATCAGGTAGCGGCGTCTGA